The genomic window GGTGGTCACCGGATTGGCTGTGAGTCCAGGTAAAACAAAGTGAACCTCTTCCCAACACCTTGATACTTTCTGAAAAACCCTGTTCAGGTCCCATCTCACAGGCTGTCTTCTCACCATTGTTTCCAAAGACTCATCACAGCTGTGCACTGGCTCTCGGGACAACACCTTGCTTCTGTGGGATGTGGTGACAGGACAGAGTGTGGAAAGAGCATCTGTCTCCAGAAACGTGGTATGAACTCGAACTTGGTACAGAACAGGGCAGCAGAAAGGAGCATGGGGTGAAGGAAAGGCTCAGGAGAGAAATCAGGAGGCCCATGAGCAGAAATTAAGAGCCTGGGTCCCAATTGCTGTCCCCTAACCTGCTGTGAGACCCTGGCCTCTCGGGGTTATTAGATTAGATGGTCCCTTGAGTCTTCTGCTCCAGACAATGATTTTACTCACTCATATGGGAATTAAAAATGGTCTTCATTATTTCACTATTACTTTTCTTCTGtgggccagacactgtgctaggaaCAGGGTTAGTGACCAAGGACAGAGTTCCTGTCCTCCAGGAGCTCACAGCTTATGCTTATTGTATGTTCATACATGTAACATCATGTGGAGAAATAAACATTACCTTTTGCTTTATGTAGAATTTGCATTGCTTTTGAAGGACCAGTTGTTTTCTAGTAGCAGACTGGTATAAACTGCAGAGCCTTTGGAGTCAGTCATACCCAGGTTCAAATCATGGATCTATTACTTACCAGCTATGTTATCTCAAGGAAGTTACTTAAGCTCTTAGAGTGTCtatgtcttcatttataaaacGGGGAGAATTCTATCACCTGCTAAGGTTCTTCAGAGGGTGAATTGAAATACTAGATGTGAAATACCTGTCGTTGTACCTGACCTATAGTAGATGTTCTTTTAGTGGTCGTCACATTTCAGTCCCAGTcatcttttctaattttgaagATGGCTGCCAATGGTCAGATGTGCTTGCCCCATGCCCTCTATATTGGTGGAGTTtactggaagaaaagaaaatcctgttaTTTTGGGTTATTTTGGAAACTGTTTTATGCCTGTCCAAGCAGGAGCCTGCAGGGATAAAGAGAAACATGAATGCGCTTCCTGATCCCCATGAGGTGTTGGGCTAGAGTTTCAGTGAACCCGCCTTACAACAGGGGCTGTTCTATCTGCCACACAGCTGGGGTTTCAGGCACTCTAAGGGTGCCTGCATGTATTTTGGTGCTCACAACTGGCCCAGCTGTTCCCTTGCTGCTGATAACCTGGGAGATGCAGGTAGCATGACTGATAGGTATCTGCAAAATGTAAGATGCCTGTAAATGAATTTGCTAGTTCAGAATCCTTGAGAAGAGGCACAGTGATGCTAGTTAGCACATTTGACAGGAATTACAGCAGAGGAATGACTTGGTGTGAGAAGTTCtgaacattttgctttttctaggTCACTCACCTGTGCTGGGTCCCCAGAGAACCATACATACTACAGACCTCTGAAGATAAAACCCTCAGGTGGGCTTACTGAGCAGCAgtgaaagtgtttcttttttttttttttttttttttttttgagacggagtctcactctgtcgcccaggctggatctcagctcactgcaagctccgcctcccgggttcccgccattctcctgcctcagcctcccgagtagctgggactacaggcgcctgccacctcgcccggctagtttttttgtattttttagtaaagatggggtttcaccgtgttagccaggatggtctcgatctcctgacctcgtgatccacccgtctcggcctcccaaagtgctgggattacaggcttgagccaccgcgcccggccttgaaagTGTTTCTTGTGAGGTTTGTGGCTCCCATGTGTACATGGCTCCATTCCCACTCTGCTTCTCCACATTGCTCTGCCCTTCCCAGAGCCTTCTGTTCCTCTCCCCTTCACTGGTGGTGGGGCCTCTCTGCTCTGGCCCCATGGATCATTAAGGTAGGGAGGGACTGTATACCATGAGATCAGGCCTGGTAAAAGCCCCTGTTCTAGATGGTTTCAAAGCATCTGATTCAGCCAGCTCCTGCTATGTGAATGTGCTCAGATTAACCCCAGAATCAGTCATTTGCTTGTCCCACCCTGTCGGGCTGCCTGGCTCTCCTTGCTACTCCTGCATGGCTCCTGGTGTTCTCAGTCACCCAGCCTTCAGCTGAAGCCCTCCCTGGGGAAGCAGGGTTGAAATCAGCATCAGGGGAGTCAGTAAAGTCAATAGTTCTTAGACCGGAGAGCATAACTAGAAACTTTGGATCTCAGAAGAGATTCTCCTTAGAAAATGATAGGAATGGGGtaaagaggtaaaaataaaataaggagcaAAACAAAATACTCCCCAGTGGACCCCATAGCCAAGGTTGGCCATGACCTGTATGTAAATCTTCTGTAACTGATTCTGAATGATGACTGATCTTCCGTATCGTaataagtatctttttaaaaatttaagtcacAGGCACAGAAATATCCTTTTGTCCATGGAAAGCAGTGCCTCAAAGGACCAAATTAACAAATTAACTTGTACAATTAAGATGCCTGGTCTCAATTTCTATTAACTGATCTCAAAATAGAAAGAACTCAGATGTCATTCAATTTGGTTACTTCCTGCCAGCTTTAGAGTCTCAGAGATTGATCTGGTTCATGCTGCTGTTTTTAGGTAAATCATGCCATTCCAATCTGGCTGGCCTACACAGCAAAGAGCCAAGACTTTTATGGTAGTGGGACAATACGGGTATATTTCAGCCACATTTACTACAAGCTAATTTCCTGCCCTAATCTCTTTCAGATTATGGGACAGTCGGGGGCTGCAGGTAGCTCATATGTTTCCTGCAAAGCAGTACATTCAGACCTACTGTGAAGTCAGTGTGGATGGACACAAGTGTGTCTCCTGCAGCAATGGCTTTGGAGGAGAAGGCTGTGAAGCCACGGTAGGAGACTGTGTGAGGTCCAGGTATCTGGTTGCTGATGAACAGATTACTTACTCTGGCCTCATGCCTGTAGCTGTTCTACACAGGCGAGCTCTGCTAATGGCCCAGGCCTCTTTCAAAATCATACTGTGAGTGATTCTTTGCATTCCAGTTGCTTCATTTAAGAAACATTCAtaggggaggccgaggcaggaggattacttgagcccaggagtttgagactagcttgggcaacagagcaagaccctgtctctatataaaaataaaaagttagctgggcatggtggcgtgtgcctgtagtccaagctattcagaggctgagatgggaggatcaactgagcccaggagtttgaggccagcctgggcaacaagggagaccccatctcaaaaaaataaagaaagagaagaaaagaaacattcatcAACTTAGGGCTCTCTGAATTGGTAGTAGGAAAGAGGAATGGGATGAGAGTCAAGATGGGGAAGAGCTAAACACAGAACTAGTCTGCTGATGTCTCTACTCGCAGCAGAGCTTGGAGAGGGGAGGGACTGTTTGAAGAACGAGATTTATTCCCATTATAGGCATGGCCACAGTAAAAGAAGCTCAAGCTTTGTAGGAAATTTGGAGCTCTAGTGTTGGTCCAGGGCCTACTCCATCCCTTACACATATACCTTCCTTGCAGTTAATTTTGGAATAGATTGCCTAGGCTCCTCCAAAGCACCTTAGATTCATAATTGTAGAATATCAATTAAAAGGGTTATCTAGTATTCAAATAGAACAATTATGCCTCCTATTTTATCGAACATTTcttgtgtgctgggcactgggctgAGCGCATTACAtgtaatatctcatttaatccttaaaaacaACCCCATGAGTTAGGTACTATTataattcccatttcacagacaaggaaataGAGGCATGGCAAGTTGACATTTCTTGCACAAGACCATATCCCTAGTAAATGGTAGATTGGGGTGTTGCAGCCTTTGAATGTAGCATCTCTTTTCTAAGTGAAACATTTCCAGCTCCTACAGCTATTCCCTGGATAACATGCTGTCCAATAACTTCATTATCTTTTTGGACATAATTCAATTTGCTGTCCTCTCTGAACATTATTCTCCAGCTGTGATCTGATCTGTATCTATGAGAGTGGGACTGGCAGCACTGACTGGCACTTCCCTCTTGTAGACACTAGTCTTCACACATCAAGGTTCAGCATCTAGGCATTAAATCAGAATGTCTACATTTATATGTACTTATACCTATGAGGTACTTCTAACCATGGGGTCCCCACAGGACCCACAGATGCCAAGAGGTTGAAATAAGGCAGCTCTTGAGTTGCCAtgaaagcaaacaaccccatacTGTTGTTTCGGGTTCCCCATGATGGAACACCATCATGCTGTAGGACTAGGAGCTTTTACTTCCCTAAccattaaaaaggcaaaaacttaTGACACATTCTTAACCAGGGTTGTTTGAGACATAGTTGAGGCTTAAAATAATCACTAGATGGGGGTTGTTGGGTCTGTGGATGGATGAAGATATGTGAGCAGGTAAGTGGAGGGAATAGGTACATCATGGGAGCGGGGGTGATGGATATTCGTGGACGAAGCTAGGCTAGTAAGTATGAGCTGGTACATGTCATTACTTTGCAGTTGTGGGACCTAAGACAGACTCGAAACAGAATATGTGAGTATAAGGGGCATTTCCAGACTGTTGCATCCTGCGTCTTTCTACCAAGAGCATTGGCCTTGATGCCTTTAATTGCTACCTCATCACATGATTGCAAGGTGAAGATTTGGAACCAAGATACTGGAGGTAAGGAGCCTGCTGTCAGTTCTCCTCGAAAGACACATGAAGTCCTAAAACCTTCTTTAAAACTCCCTCTTCCCATTGCTCAGCATTACAAAGCCACCCATCTTCTGCCACTGTCTAGTCCTGTGGTTAAGAGGTGATGTCAAGATGCTATCCCCATGTATCCCCTGGTACCATGTTGCATAGACTCATTCCTGAGAACTCACATAGATTTGGCTCTTACATTCTTTCTACCTGAAGTTCTTCATCAGATTCTAATTTGTGAAACTTAAAATACCTGGAAAAGAGAACAAGAATTGCCACTTTTGAATTCTTCTTTCGAGGACTAAAATGAAACCCTCAGCTTTTGGTGAGGTTAAGGGGGAGTCAGGATAGTTTCAGAAAGTCTCTGCCCTGTTTTGATTCTGTAGCTGAAGTTTAAGAACACGGTAAGCTCATAACATTTCAAAGCATCAGAGAAAAAGGATGTCTTATGCAACCCAGGTCCCCAGATTCCTGGATCTGCTGGAGCCAGCCCCTGCTGGCCGATTGTTAAATATTCAGGATTTTTGTGAACTGGTTTTTAAACCTTTGGTGGCCTGAAGTCTGATCATGGTGGAGGTATTTACACCATGAAAATTGACAAGTGCTATGAATCGGTGGTGGTAGTGTTTTTTCCTCCAGAAAGCTGGTTTACCAGCACGCCACTGCCTCCATCTGTTCTGTCCTGGACACAGGGTTCTGCCAGACAGAAATAGCATTGACTTAAAGAACTTTAAACCAAATCTCTCCTACAGCAGTCTTCTAGAACTCAGCTCCTCTCAGGGGAGACAGGGTAGTTCCTTCAGAGAATAGAGGCGGGACCATGTCTTGTGGGCACTCTGCAAATAGCTGTGGCCACAAGCCAAACTTCCATAGTAAGGACAGCCTGCTGTACCGTCACCTGGAGCGGCTTCTCCAGCCACCCAGGTGTAACAGTTGCTTGAGGAAAAAGAGCAGATGTTTTAGACTTAATGATCATAAACCTTACCAGGGAGAACGAGGTCTGAAAGTGTTGACCTGACCAAGTGGCACAGATTCCCTGCCCACCAGGTATGAGCCTGTAGATTTCAGAAGAGTGGCCTCTAAGATGCAGATGGAGGGAGATGGGTCAGCTGAAACCCCTAAAGAATGCCTTTCAGGCTCCCCCATTATCCTTCATCTCCAAGGCATCAAGACCCCAGGAAGCCAGCAGCTAAAGATCAGTATCCTTGTATGTTTTTCCCTGCCTGGGCCCTGCTTTATTCTCTGGGCAGGTGACTGAGGGCAGCTTTGTAACATGTCTTTAGCTGGTGAGACCCTGATACTTCTTGGTGATGGTATGCATCCTGTTTGGCCCATGTGCCATTCTCTACCATTGATGTCGTGGGGTTGGCCCAAGTTCTGACCTCCCTGATATGCTTTCCTCTGAAGAAGTGGGGCCTCTCTCATACTGGTTAGATATGTACAGCAAATGCTTTATTTCCTTGCATTTCTCATGAAGACATCACGTTTCATGATGCTACACTCTTGGCCTAATCTGCTGGTTCCCCTTTTCCCCCCAGCCTGCCTGTTCACCTTGTCTCTGGATGGATCAGGACCCTTGACTTCTCTGGCTGTTGGTGACGCCATCTCCTTATTGTGTGCAAGTTTTAACAGAGGAATTCACTTACTCAGAATGGACCACAGCCGAGGGCTGGAACTGCAGGAAGTGGCAGCATTCTGAGGCCAAGAGACACTCACTGGACAATATCAAACCATGGCCCTTTCTCAGCGTGGCTTTGTGTCTTTCCCAGTTATCTTGTGGGGAGTGGGATGTAGGGCTGGTATTCTTTGTTTAGGTTCACTTAGAAGAGGTATCAGTGTTGTACGTCAAATAATTTAAGTCCAGTGATTCAAAATCAGGCATAGAGTCCAGAAACATGGACTACACATAGGTTCTCTATTTAAGTTAAATACAAATGCAACTTTTTAGTGAGCTTGTAGGACTACTCTTCAAAAAAAGTTTATTGCTCAGAATGATGACCTGTAAATGTAAGAGTGGCAGGCCTCTGTCTGTGAAAGTCAGAACACAGGGCTCAAGCCTCTGAAACTGACCCTTTCCAAgtcttcacaaaagaaaaaaggcaatggGGAGAGAGAGTGTTTTGGTTACATCAGAAATAATTGAGATGGGAAAGAATAGTGCAGCTCCATAGAGGAGACAGACTGTAGACAATGAGATTAAGCTTCAGTCACTGCTCCTCAGCAATGTGAAGAATCAAAGTCAGGGCAAGCAAGCGAAAGCTTGGACTTCTATTCAAAGTGGCAGCAGAGTGGGAGGGCGGTGCCCTTCTAGCCCAATGCTGCTGAACTTGTGTGAAAATCAGACCTGAGATGGCTTGAAGCGGCCAAGAATCACATGGGCATTGCCCAGAATTATAGGAGTTAGCACATCTGctctacagataagaaaacattGAAATTCAAAGATTAAGGCCAAAAATATCTCACttgcaattttaatatttttatttggatttatataaatgaaacatatatatatatgttttggaaTGGCCAGAGTGAGGCAAAGGAGATCCCTGAAATAACATTAGAACATACAGGAAAaacaaggcaggcggatcacttgaggtcaggagttggagacaagcctgtatgcgcgtgcctgtagtcccagctacacaggagggtgaggtgggagaatcacttgaagctggcaggcagagtgtgcagtgagctgagattgtgccactgcactccagcctgtgtgacagagtgagacaccttgtcttgaaaaaaaaaacatacaggaAAAAGAGGGATGGAGTCAACTGTGCCCCAGACATTAAGCCCCCTTCAATGAGGAGGGGCAAGGTGCTCAGGCCTGCCTGTGTGGCCCCCAGGAGTCAGACCTCAGCCTTGTGCTCACAGGCCCATTTTCATCCAGGGAAAATGGAGTCCTTTCTGCCTTCAGAGATGCCCACACATAAGGCACATGAGGCCTGGAGATTCCCTTTCTGACAAGTCCCAGCCAAAGAAAGattttgcttttgtcttctcTGGCCTCTGCTTGTCTCTGATACCAGTGGCTGACAGCCACCTTCCTTGTTCCCTCTCTTGGTgtgatcatggctaactgcagcctcaatcaccagggctcaatcaatcctccctccttagcctcctgagtagctggactgcaggcatgcaccaccacacctggctaattttttgtgtgtttgtgtagtctcctgggctcaagtgatccatctgcctcagcctcctcaagtgttgagattacaggtatgagccactgcatccagctgagAGTCTGTTCTTAAGCTAGTACAAACAGTCAGACCGGACTTTGAATCTCCACTTCTCCATTTAGCTggatgatcttgggcaagttataaAATCTGTTTCCCCTTCACTTTATAACATGGGGCTCATGATCATACCTCACCACAGGGCTGTTCTGAAGACTGGACATAGCTATTTTAAATGCTAGgaaaggccaggtgctgtggctcctagcactttgggaggccgaggcaggaggatcacctgaggtcaggagtttgagaccagcctgaccaacatggaaaaaccccgtctctactaaaaatacaaaaattagccgggcctggtggtgcccgcctgtaatcccagctacccggaagcctgaggcgggagaatcgcttgaacttaggaggcggaggttgcagtgagccgagattgcaccattgcactccagcttgggcaacaagagtgaaactccgtctaaataaataaatgccaggaAAGGTGCTGACAAATGGTAACCATAATTATTTATTGTCCTCTCTGTCCAGACTAAATATTCCCTTTCCATATTAAACATTTACCGTTCTGCCAGAtgagttggctcatgcctgtaattccagcaccttgggaggctgaggcaggcagatcacaaggtcaggagttcgagaccatcctggccaacatggtgaaacctcgtctctactaaaaatacaaaaattagctgggtgtggtggcgggcacctgtagtcccagttactcaggaggctgcggcaggagaatcacgtgaacccgggaggcggaggttgcagtgagctgagatcatgccacagcactccagcctgagcaacagagagagactctgtctcaaaataaaataaataaaaataaacgttTACCATCCCTTCATCCATTCTTGGATCTTATCCTCTAACCCTTTGGTCTTGTTTTGCTCTCCTTTGATTCCTTGTTATGGGTCTTTCAACTCTGGAAAGACAAAGAGGTAGTGGGAGAGGAAGCTAGAGGGCTGAATACATTTATTCTCATTTGTTATTCCCAGTATTCCCTGTGTTGTTATTtccgtttcacagatgaggaagctgagggctAGAGACATGCAGTACTTTGTCCAAAGTTACATAGATATTAAGAAGAGCTGAGATATGAATCTGGGTCTGCCTGACTCAAAGCACTTTCCTTTGTATCATGTCACAAAGTCATAGACCATGACATTGTTTGTATCTTAAAGACCAGTTATTAACTTTCTGGCTCCAAGGAGATCCCCTGCCCAAGGGCCTAGGGGTAGTAGACAGCTGTCTCAGGGACAGT from Macaca thibetana thibetana isolate TM-01 chromosome 15, ASM2454274v1, whole genome shotgun sequence includes these protein-coding regions:
- the WDR31 gene encoding WD repeat-containing protein 31 isoform X2, which gives rise to MLLLRYQLKQAPPQKVWCRFCAVMGKLQSKLKHSTYKYRPDEIIEERIQTKAFQEYSPAHMDTVSVVAALNSDVCVSGGKDKTVVAYNWKTGNVVKRFKGHEHEITKVTCIPNSNQFFSASRDRMVMMWDLHGSSQPRQQLCGHAMVVTGLAVSPDSSQLCTGSRDNTLLLWDVVTGQSVERASVSRNVVTHLCWVPREPYILQTSEDKTLRLWDSRGLQVAHMFPAKQYIQTYCEVSVDGHKCVSCSNGFGGEGCEATLWDLRQTRNRICEYKGHFQTVASCVFLPRALALMPLIATSSHDCKVKIWNQDTGACLFTLSLDGSGPLTSLAVGDAISLLCASFNRGIHLLRMDHSRGLELQEVAAF
- the WDR31 gene encoding WD repeat-containing protein 31 isoform X1, with the protein product MLLLRYQLKQAPPQKVWCRFCAVMGKLQSKLKHSTYKYSRPDEIIEERIQTKAFQEYSPAHMDTVSVVAALNSDVCVSGGKDKTVVAYNWKTGNVVKRFKGHEHEITKVTCIPNSNQFFSASRDRMVMMWDLHGSSQPRQQLCGHAMVVTGLAVSPDSSQLCTGSRDNTLLLWDVVTGQSVERASVSRNVVTHLCWVPREPYILQTSEDKTLRLWDSRGLQVAHMFPAKQYIQTYCEVSVDGHKCVSCSNGFGGEGCEATLWDLRQTRNRICEYKGHFQTVASCVFLPRALALMPLIATSSHDCKVKIWNQDTGACLFTLSLDGSGPLTSLAVGDAISLLCASFNRGIHLLRMDHSRGLELQEVAAF
- the WDR31 gene encoding WD repeat-containing protein 31 isoform X3: MVMMWDLHGSSQPRQQLCGHAMVVTGLAVSPDSSQLCTGSRDNTLLLWDVVTGQSVERASVSRNVVTHLCWVPREPYILQTSEDKTLRLWDSRGLQVAHMFPAKQYIQTYCEVSVDGHKCVSCSNGFGGEGCEATLWDLRQTRNRICEYKGHFQTVASCVFLPRALALMPLIATSSHDCKVKIWNQDTGACLFTLSLDGSGPLTSLAVGDAISLLCASFNRGIHLLRMDHSRGLELQEVAAF